The following DNA comes from Verrucomicrobiota bacterium JB022.
CGTTGTAGGTGAAGGTGGTGCGGATACTGCGCGGGTCGATGACGGAAAGGAGGTCACCACGCGCGTTGTAGTTGTAATCGGTGACGAAGTTACCCGGCTCGGTGACCGTGTTGGGCTGCCCCCACTGATCGTAAGTGTAGGTGGTGACGAGGCCGTCGTCATCCGACACGGTGTTTACGCGCCCGATGCCAGTGCCGCTGGCGTAGTACGTAAAGGTGGTGGTGCCTTCGGAATCGACGACGGTCTGCGGGCGGTTCTTGCCCGCATTTGGTCCGTTGATGAAATAGGTGTAGGTCGTGACATTTCCGTCCGGGTCCGTAACCGTCTGGATGCGGTGCAGGGCATCGTAAGTATAAACGGTGCTGCCCCCTCCGCGCGGGTGGTCGCTGCGCAGCAGATTGTGGTCGCCGTCGTAGTGGTTGACGGTGACTTCGCCGCTGGGCGAAACCTGCCGCACGACGTGATCCTGGCCGTCGTATTCCCAGAAGGAGGCATCGCGCATGGCGTCGATCTGGCCCGCCGAGCGCCCGCGCTCGTCGTATTGGTATTCGGTGACGTTGCCCGCGGGATCAATTTCCAGGCTGGACACGCCGGTGTAGTTGAGCGTCCAGGTTTTATTGGTATCGCCATGGAGGTATTGCTGCGCGACGCGTTCGAGGTCGTCGTAAACGTTCTGGGTAATGATCTGGCCGTCGTGGTTGCGCATCCGCACCATCAGATGCTGAATAGCCGTGATGCCGGAAGGATCGACAGGGCCTGGCAGACTGGAGCCGCTAATGGAGTCCGAGCCGTTTCCATTGACCGCATAGGCGAAATACGTGTAGCGCGTTTCGGGATCAGTGAAGCGGTCGAGGTTCCCGTTGGCATCATAGCGGTAGTAGATGTTGCGCCCGGCGGAATCCTGCACGCGGTTGATGCGGTCGTTGCCGTCGTAATGGAAAGTGAAGCGGCGACCGAAGGCATCTTGCACGTAGTTGAGGCGGTCGTCGGCATGGTACTCGAACTGCATTGCCACGCCATCGACGTCGACGATCCGGTCAACGCGCTGGCCGTTGTCGCCGCTGGTCTGGGTCGGCTCGAAGAAGATGGTGTTACCAAGGCGTTGCCGGAGAACGTAGTTACCATTGCCATCGGCTGAAAGTGACATGGTCGAACCTGTCGGTGGCGTAAAAGTGCCATTGGGTTGGCGAATGAACTGAAAGGTGTCGTGCCCGATGGTGATGGAGACGGCGTTGGTTTCGAGCTGGTCGGTCGTGTCGTTGAACTCGGCGAGTTCATCGGTGAACCAGCCGACGGTCAGCACCGCTGCGCCCCATTCGGTGGGGGTTGCGCCCTCGCGGTAAAGATCGGAGGCGATCAGCGCGGAGGTCAGGAAAGTCGCGGCCTGTTGCGGCGTGCCCAGCCCGAGGGCTTCCTCGGTGGCGGTGCGGGCGTAGGCTCGGATGTGCAGGTTATGCGTCCAGCCATAGCCTAGGTGCTGGGTATCGCGTCCGGCGGTCAGGCTGCGGTAGCTGCGTGTCAGCGTGAGCCCGCGTGGAGCACCCGCATTGCCGGTGGACAGGTCGGTATTGGCGTAGGTGAAAGAGCCCGTGGCCATGTCCACCGGGTCACTACCGTAGAAGTCTGGCGTCGAGTAGCTCGGTGGGCTGAAGTTTTGCAGGCCCGGGGACGACGGACTAGTGTAGTTGTAAGTCGGGTTGCTGAAGCTGCTGTTGACGATGGTCGGCGAAGAAACGTAACCGGGACTAGTTGAAAAGCCCCCGCTGTAACCCCCGCTGATGATCATACCCGCTCTGGAGGGGCTGCGGATGATCCAGCCGGAGCCGTTCCAGATGCCGCCCTGGCTGACGTTGTAATTACGCGGCAGAAAGAGCGTCGCGCCATTGGCGATGGCGTCGTCGAGGTCAGTCAGGTTCGGGTAGTTTTGCAGGTTGCCCCGCACCTTGTGAGTGCCAACATTCCAATTGGTCGAATCCGCCAGGTAGAGGCGCTGATTGCTGTTGGAGACGCTGTCACGGTTGGCTTGGCGGAGGATGTTGACCGTTGAAACCGCCGAGTAGCCGGGCTGCATTTGTTCGATAATACCGTGCTCTAGGGCGCTGGCAAAGAGAGCGCCGAGATGGAAGACATTATCGAATTGCCCACCGTCGGTTACTCCATCTCTCGGCTGGTGCGCAGCAAGCTGAAGCCCTACGTCAATGTAGAATCCCTGCTCCTGCCCAACTCGGCCAAAACGGTATTGAGGGCGCAAGGCCACATCGTTCTGGCTAGCGAGCAAGCGATCCACCAAATTGGTCTGGTAGAGCCAAGTGAGTCCCATTACATTGAGTAGTTCACTGCGGACCTGATGGGAGTCATCGTCCAGACCGCTTTCGAGTAGATCTTGCAGGCATTCGTTTCGGCGCTGCAACAGGCGTCCCGAGGGCGAAAAGCCGTAGATGATGGTATAGACGAAGTTGTCCGCCCGCTGGTAATCTTTCGTTTCACTCAAATTGGAAGCAGGACCGGGCACATTTGCCGAGATGGTGAGATTGAAGGACGTATTGACCGCTCCGGTGGGCTGACGCCCTGTCTCTGCCGGAGGAATCACATCATCAACTCGTAGCTGCGCTTGAGTGCCGCTGAAAGTCAGGGACAACTTCCGGCCCCTTAGCTCGGCCATGTCGAAGGTGTAATCCAACGATCCAGAGCGAATACGCAGGGTCGCGCGGTAGTTGGAAGGGATTTCCGTCCAGGTTAGGTTCGTGCCAAAATAGTCCTCGGGGAGAACGAAGGCCTCGCTCAAGTCATCAATAGTGACTTCGACGATCCGGCGTCCACTGACGATTTCATTTAGGGAAAGGTTTGGGTAATTCTGCTCCAGCAGGTCCAGCAATGCGCCCGCGCGGGACGCAAGATGCGCCTCAATACCCGAATCGCTAAGGTTGCGGACATATCTAGGACCCGCGTTGCCGCCTACGGCTGAGAGCAACGCGCTGCGGGTGTAGCCGCTCGCTGAAAGCAGGTCCTGCAGGCCCGGGATCGTATCATGGATTTTATAAGACGGATCGAGATTGAACGTACCTTGATCGATGGTCAGGCGGAGCCATAGGTGGTCGAAGACAAAGGTTGCACGCTGCGGCAAATACGGAGACCACAGTGATACCGTGTTGCTTCCCATCGCAATACCGCTGGAGGCAATGAAGGCGCTACCAAATGCAGCTTGCTTAGCCACTAAGTTCGAAGTCGTAGCCAGGGCTTCGGGGGGCACGCCCGGAGCTCCTGCGTAGAACTCTTCGACAGGTACGCCGTAAACTTCCTCAAAGGTTCGGCCCGGGAAAGGCTCGTCGGCCATGCCGAGCCAGTCAGAGACGTCATCGTAATTGAGCTTCATACCACGCAAGCGGAACTCGAAATTAGCCATTCCAGCGGCGGAGAGCAGGTCGGCCAGCAGCGCACACTGGTCAAAGTCGTTGCCGGAGCCCTCGAGGAGTGTCAGCAGTGATCCTTTGCGAAGGCCGTGGTAGGACTGATAGTTGATGTTGTTCCGCACCCAATTGAATACCTCAATGGCGCGGCGCGCATCGGTAGACTGACCGGGAATTGGATTGGCATCGGCCGCCGCGACGAGCGAATCCGCCAATTCAACGATCTCTGGCGGGAGGTCAACGGAGGACATTGCCGACGCACTGAAGGCCATCGGACTGCTATCGAGGGTCATCAGCGAAGGCTCCGCTGGCGTCACCTCAGCGGGTGTGCCTTCACCGATAACTTCGACGGGAAAAGCGTTCAGTGGGGTGTTTTGCCAGAGTGGATTGCCTCCGTTCTGGGCATTTACAGATACAGTGATAACCCAAAATAGAAGTGCAACTATGAGGTGTTTCATCAGAAAAGGCGGAAAAAGTTTTGTGTTTGCGAGTATGCTGAAACATCCATTCCGATTGGTTATTCTTCGATATAATCCACATATGACGACTGAAGACTTCCTTCATCGTCGTAACTGTATTCAACATTATAGCCGTTGCCGTACGCAATACCCAAGAGTCTTCCGCTTTGATCATATGTATATGTCATCTGGCTCAAGTCGGGATACGTGATAGGTATACTCAACGGATCAATGGGGTCTGTGCCTTGCTCTAGTTCTAGCTGATTTGTGGCATTATCACCGTCATAGTCACCATTAGGGTCCAGTGTCTGAGCAAAAGTTATGCGCCAGTCAAGAATCCCGTCAGCGGGGTTTTCATCAACAGAAACCCACTGACTAATGCTCCACGAGAACAGGTGCTTTACTTGTCCGAGATTAGCAATGCTTGTGTTATCTGGAGTGCTATCATTCAACCAAGGATAGCGTGGAGAATGATCATTAGCACCTTCACTCAAGCTAAGGTTGTCAGGCCATCCAGCCTCACCTGGACCGAATCCAATATCCGCAAATCGGTCGAAGAAAACGTGAGATGAGTTCTTTAATTGCCCTAAGTTCGCCGGTGATCTGTTCGCACCCGATTCCAGAACGAAACCATCAACGAAGTTATCAATGGCTGGGCCTGCTCCTCCAATCAGAGCAAGTTGCTCATCCAGTTCATCGCGTGCAATGGTCGCCATGTGCTTAAGCTGCCCTAGAAGCAAGGGCGAAGAGTTTCCATGATCACCTGCCAAGGTTCGGTCTACATCGACTACGCTTTTGGATGGATCAGCATCGTACCACCACTCCGGATATGCAGGCGGCCATCCGGCGGGGACTGCCGAAAGCACACCCGGAACGAGCGTAAGCAACAGTGTGAGTTGGTAGGGTGGCGACTTCATGACAGCAGTAGACGGTATGTGTGAGACAACAAGTATCGCTCATTGTCCAGAGACGTTTCCCATGTAAATATCAACTTGGAAGGTGCCTCGGCGAAATTATAGCCTATATCGGCAAAAGAAGGGGTAGAGCCGTTGCATGCCTCACCCCAGGATGCATTGTCCGTGTCAAGCATGAAGCGCATGTAACACGAAGCACGTAAGCCGAAGTTCTTCAACTGACCTTGGTTCACCACGCCGTAATCGTTTGGCTCATGTTCTGGAAGAATCAATCCCATCTCTTGCCACCAGCTAGGATAGTCTGCAGCTACGACTGAGGAGCAGCCTAAGAATAATAACACGAATTGTGAGATGCATTTCATCGTATTATCCATGGCTCGGCTTATTGAAAGTTACCCATCGACACATCGCCCTGCACATGCCTGATCAACACCCTGTTCGCTTCCAATTCGAGTTGTGATTCTCCATTTCCAATATCTCTAAGAGAAAAGCCAGACAATGTTGCCGGGCTCTGAGCTGCAGACACACCATCACTAAAAACCCTAAACGCGCCATATGAGTTATCAACCGACCATTTGCGGGATTGCGAAATTACAACCTTACTGGGGTCGCCCTCATCAAAGACAGGAGGTCCCTCAAGAATGATCCTCCCATTCTCCTGCGATACTACAACCCCGTTAAAGACTCCCGTGGAAGAGGTCACCGCTCCGCTAACATTGAGATTGCCGACAACATTATTGGGATTCAACACCCGCCATTCGGCATTTCCATCACCGTCTACTGCGGTCAAAACGCGATCGGCAGCCGGGTTACCGCCTGAAATAGCAATGGTACCATCAATCTTTGCATCACCATCCACATGCAGC
Coding sequences within:
- a CDS encoding RHS repeat-associated core domain-containing protein encodes the protein MKHLIVALLFWVITVSVNAQNGGNPLWQNTPLNAFPVEVIGEGTPAEVTPAEPSLMTLDSSPMAFSASAMSSVDLPPEIVELADSLVAAADANPIPGQSTDARRAIEVFNWVRNNINYQSYHGLRKGSLLTLLEGSGNDFDQCALLADLLSAAGMANFEFRLRGMKLNYDDVSDWLGMADEPFPGRTFEEVYGVPVEEFYAGAPGVPPEALATTSNLVAKQAAFGSAFIASSGIAMGSNTVSLWSPYLPQRATFVFDHLWLRLTIDQGTFNLDPSYKIHDTIPGLQDLLSASGYTRSALLSAVGGNAGPRYVRNLSDSGIEAHLASRAGALLDLLEQNYPNLSLNEIVSGRRIVEVTIDDLSEAFVLPEDYFGTNLTWTEIPSNYRATLRIRSGSLDYTFDMAELRGRKLSLTFSGTQAQLRVDDVIPPAETGRQPTGAVNTSFNLTISANVPGPASNLSETKDYQRADNFVYTIIYGFSPSGRLLQRRNECLQDLLESGLDDDSHQVRSELLNVMGLTWLYQTNLVDRLLASQNDVALRPQYRFGRVGQEQGFYIDVGLQLAAHQPRDGVTDGGQFDNVFHLGALFASALEHGIIEQMQPGYSAVSTVNILRQANRDSVSNSNQRLYLADSTNWNVGTHKVRGNLQNYPNLTDLDDAIANGATLFLPRNYNVSQGGIWNGSGWIIRSPSRAGMIISGGYSGGFSTSPGYVSSPTIVNSSFSNPTYNYTSPSSPGLQNFSPPSYSTPDFYGSDPVDMATGSFTYANTDLSTGNAGAPRGLTLTRSYRSLTAGRDTQHLGYGWTHNLHIRAYARTATEEALGLGTPQQAATFLTSALIASDLYREGATPTEWGAAVLTVGWFTDELAEFNDTTDQLETNAVSITIGHDTFQFIRQPNGTFTPPTGSTMSLSADGNGNYVLRQRLGNTIFFEPTQTSGDNGQRVDRIVDVDGVAMQFEYHADDRLNYVQDAFGRRFTFHYDGNDRINRVQDSAGRNIYYRYDANGNLDRFTDPETRYTYFAYAVNGNGSDSISGSSLPGPVDPSGITAIQHLMVRMRNHDGQIITQNVYDDLERVAQQYLHGDTNKTWTLNYTGVSSLEIDPAGNVTEYQYDERGRSAGQIDAMRDASFWEYDGQDHVVRQVSPSGEVTVNHYDGDHNLLRSDHPRGGGSTVYTYDALHRIQTVTDPDGNVTTYTYFINGPNAGKNRPQTVVDSEGTTTFTYYASGTGIGRVNTVSDDDGLVTTYTYDQWGQPNTVTEPGNFVTDYNYNARGDLLSVIDPRSIRTTFTYNARRQVIRTEYDDGGADEAAEDRSYDNQGRLASITHPTDNSGQRVVERFTYTPTDKPLGEFLANETATLADDAIATYAYDGRDFNTAVTDALGRVTSLNYFPDGELQATDRPEATGDRDTAFTYDGDGRLLSQTDPGAGIPRSTGFAYDVTDIAEGDQTTGFPRTVFTAPDGLTTTSEYDRRGNLRYFTNRSDKVFALQYDGLGRQTSVATPLDVAAERALTTTYTHRGAPLTVTEPSGEVTSFNYHPTSGRLTSVTDDVGTISYTYNANGDPLTVTEGSDTITRTYDRLGRVLSYTDENGQAIGYRYYDSGRLRLLIYPGGNETTGNVEYTYWQTGRLKNVIERLGNSPRTSTFYWSNDGRLARIERPNGTKRVITYDDVGRPELIQELHSDDTIIASYDVSYYDSDEIYQLAVSPSIDPAQFDAPPPVALTFNADNQIATFEIPGLGGTPPGHGMEAAQHDLDGNMSWGPLPSGQMASYNYNARNQLTSAGGINYQYDAEGNRIGISGTTNASFVIDANRGLSRPIQITRNGVTTRYVYGIGLSYEVDASGNAIYYHYDQTGNTVALTNQSQTVVAEYRYAPYGHLIYQSGSHQTPFRYGGFFAIHTDDNGLIHMRARYFNSLICRFVNSDPAQDGWNWYAYANGNPIMNIDPTGFGSQNSIQAMTAGYSFALGSGSSSYTAKDFARDVAGFVPVLGSALDAYDSFAAGNWGQGILHTALAITDLTGVGAITKGLVVGGFKIAARQAVKRTFRSGLSSSWDNVSARIGRNGLRDFPKQEIHHWLFNRNQGIGRLVPDRIKNQPWNLMRMPQDTAFHDALHGGGELIWANRSLIRAWNGTPGWAKIGVLGVGSYSTGLFYN